A region of the Salvia splendens isolate huo1 chromosome 11, SspV2, whole genome shotgun sequence genome:
TTATTACAGTAAAAATTCACAGAAGCAAATTACCTTTAAACCCTCTATGCACTCTTCTTGATTTCTCTTTAGGGTTCTTGAGTTTCCCCTTAGATTCTACATGAAAACCGGCAAAATGCCTATATCTTTCATTGTTGCTGCTATATTGTTAAGAAATAAAAGCAAAAGTAATCACAAACATAATTGAATCAACAGCTCTATGTGCGAAAGTTAATGGGATATAAGTTCAGGATAGAATACAAAAAAGCTCTGCTAATCGGGCCGCAAACGCACTTTCCCGCCGCGCCGAGCCGGGCGACGAGGGTTCGGGGTGTAGTGGAGAGAGCAGGGAGCTCGGGGATAAGCAGGCCGATGGGGTTCTCCTGACGACAGTAGCCTGTCCGGTTCCACAGCTCATCGAGCTGCTGCGGCGTGAGGTGACCTCGTCGCCGGAGTTGCGGGAAATGTCGAAGGAGATAAAAGAGGGACGTGCTCCACCGCACTTATCATGGGTGGATGGACTGATTTACTACAACAGGCGGATCTTTGTGGGATCCCGGTCTTCGGCGCGTACGCCGATCTTGACCGAATATCATTGCTCACCATCGGCGGGCTATCCGGGTTTTGAAAGGACTCTTCGTCGTGTTGCCGCCGAGTTTTATTGGCCGAATATGAAAAAGGAGATTCGGCGATTCGTCGAGGCTTGTGTCATATGCCAAACGACAAAGTACTCGACTCAGAAGCCGGCGGGGTTACTGCAGCCGTTACCGATCCCGTCACAGGTTTGGGAGGATGTGTCAATGGACTTCGTCACAGGTCTACCCCCGTCCCGTGGGTACACGGCCATCATGGTTGTCGTGGATCGCTTGTCCAAGTACGCCCACTTTGCATCCTTACCAACCCGTTTTGATGCATTGCGGGTAGCACACTTATTTGTTAACACGGTGGTGCGACATCACGGTTTCCCCAAGACATTGGTCTCGGACCGCGATTCGGTGTTCTTGAATAAAATTTGGGAGGAAATTATGCGGCTAAGTGGAACAAAGTTGAACTTCTCGACGGCGTACCACCCTCAATCGGACGGTCAAACAGAGGTGCGGAACAGGGGCCTCGAACAATATCTGCGAGCCTTCGAGGGAGATCGCCCTTCCAAATGGACGAACTTCCTGCCTTGGGCAGAGCTAGCACTAAATTGTTTCTATCATGCAGGTCTGGGCATGTCGCCGTTCAAGGCTTTGTACGGGCGGGAACCGCCTAACCTGGTTTTTGCTCCTCCATCAGCGTTGACACCCTCGTCGGTGGCGGAACTGATCAGGCAGCGGAGTGAGCTGTTGGTTCAGCTTCGAGGGAATCTAGCCCGCGCACAACAACGAATGCGGGATACGGCGAATAAGCATCGCCGTCATGTGGAGTTCGTGGCGGGTGATATGGTGTTGCTCAAGCTCCAACCTTATCGTCAGCACTCGGTCGCGCGCCCGTTGTCGGCGAAATTGGCGCGTCGCTATTATGGCCCATTTGCAGTGATTGAGCGGATCGGACAAGTGGCGTATCGACTACAACTTCCAGAGGGCAGCCAGATTCATAACGTGTTTCACGTTAGTCTCCTCCGGCCATTTGTAGCGGGGGATTCCGCGGGTCCTTTGGGGGAGTTACCTTCGGAATTTTTCGGGGACCGCCCGGTGGTGTACCCGGTGCGTGTGCTGGAGAGGAGGACGATATGGAATGGGGACCACCCGAGAGAGCGTGCGTTGGTGCGTTGGTCGGATGGTACAGAGTCGCCAACGTGGGAGCCTTTGGATGTGATTCAACGGAAGTTCCCGAATatcctccttgaggacaaggatgtTGCCGTGGAGAGGGGGGTTGATACAAGCCCAATGGAACCGCAGGCTCTGCAGGAGCCAGCGGCGGAACAGAGCCAGCAGAGTGACGGGGATAGGCGGGAGCAGAGGCGTGCAAAGGGAGTCCGAGAGGAAGCGTCCATCGCGAAGACAAAACCGACGAGGAACGCAAAGCCTCCGAATAGGTTCGGCGACTTCGTCGCCAAGTAATTCTTTCCATAATTAGTTAGTCTTTATTTTTGGCATTAGTCGAACATTAGCCTTTTATTTTGGAgtctttttattatttatttttgtaattaattcGAGCGcaattataagctccgtcgggttttcttgttggttctttcccgatgtaggattaggtcgaaccaaaccTAGGGTCCATAGAATATAAATAGGGCTATATTGTTCACAACAGATTATGAATGAAAATTATTGATCGCCCAACACCTCGTTGTTATCTTGTGAATTTTCCTCCGAACTCGATTGCCTGACGGGGAAGCTTCCCGCACACAATCCGTTCGAGCCGCCGCCGACCCTGAAACAAGGCGCCGGAACGACAGATTACcgccgagagagagagatcggCGTTCGAGAAGGCGTAAGGTCTTAACATTCATACAGCCATTTATTATTACAGTAAAAATTCACAGAAGCAAATTACCTTTAAACCCTCTATGCACTCTTCTTGATTTCTCTTTAGGGTTCTTGAGTTTCCCCTTAGATTCTACATGAAAACCGGCAAAATGCCTATATCTTTCATTGTTGCTGCTATATTGTTAAGAAATAAAAGCAAAAGTAATCACAAACATAATTGAATAAACACATAAATAGGCATCTTGTCTGCGCGTGGTATAGTATTTTCATCCCACCACGGATCATAATCCGCACAAtacaaaattatactccctccatcatgAAAAAATGGTCTCATTTTACCGTTTTGGTCCATCCACCAAAACTAGTCAtatttgtatttatagaaaCTTTCTCGTCacatttttctctttaattCTCTTACATTACAAACACGTGCAGTCCAGAAACGAGACGAATAGAGAGAGTAGTTTACACTATTTGAGATAGTGTACAAGTGGCTAGGATAATTTTCCTTATCACAGACTTGTTTGGAGGGGCACTCACATAGTCGCATATAACTCGGTGGATAGTGTGACCAAAGTCTTCTTCATCTACTCTCTCAAAAACCTTTGCAGCTTGTGTTAGAAAAGGTGGGAAATGGCGGCCTACGGAGCtctagtttctgtaatgcaaaTTATAGGTCAAATTCAAACTCATTCAAACCCGCCTATCTCCCTCGATCAAAAACAAGTTGAATCTCTCACCGAATTAATCACTTTcctccaagattttcttgaaggCTATTCTCCCCATATTGGCTACACCaaagaagaagatttttgggAGAGTCGCATTGTAGAAGCGGCTTACGATGCTGAGGATGTGATCGAGTCGCATATCGTGGATCAAATTCTTGCCCGATCAAGAAATGATGTAGAACAAATCAGCTCCATTGAATTCTATCAAGGTTTGTTATACAGTTTGTGATCCTTATCCCCTCGTTATAGAGCTGTTATTAGGCTTTGAAGCCCATTAGGTTGGACAAAAAAATTCACTAGTGAAAGGCATACCaagttgacattttaatatgatGTGTCGAATCAATATTTATTTGACGAATGGAAATAGATTAACACTCAAACTAATCTTACCTATTATGACATTCACTTTTAttggaaaaataccgaaaaatATGGGAATGTTTTTGGACTTCCTATATACCACACTAATCAAAGGTATCATATTAACGCAGTCAAAATTACTACATagttattatataaaatatctctctcttcataactaaataaataaataattaatactaattcAAACTTAAAATTGTGATGAGTTTATTGTTTATTACTCCttccattccatgttaatagagtcatttttctattttgggaagttccaagttaattgagtcatttttttttggcaaaaagtacttccctcttttactttattctctcttcatctttcttactttattctctcttacttttttcatcatccatttaacacattattcttaaactccgtgccgaaaagaaatgtctctattaacaaggaacgtaGGGAGTAGtagttagtactccctccgtcccaactaagttgacagaaaacttttgggcacggagattaagaaattatattgaaaaggatgaataaagtagaaacgataaagagagagtaaattaaattatgaaataaagtaagagtgattggatgttttgtttctttgtcaaaaaaggaaatggttcaacttagttgggacatcccgaaaaaggaatacgactcaacttagttgagacggagggagtactatatttcatTTATATCTTCGTTTATTGTTTATTACTCCCTTAGTTTATTGTTTATTATTCCCTTCGTCCCagaataagagtcacattttgctaATTAAAACAATCTTGTTGTTAGAACAATAGTCAGCAAAAGTATGTCTAAAGGatacataaaaacataatttTGGTTTTCAAACCTCTATAGACATCACTCCAAATTTCTAATTAAGTTGTGGTGATCATTTGTTTTCAACAGATCTGCATAATAATGTGATAGAAAACATGAATTTGATCAAGATTGAAATTAAAGAGAAGATGGTAGTCCAAAAACAACTGCACATGATAGAGTATGTGAGCACTGCTTCCACTGCTCAAAACATTACCATGATTGGTTTTGACGATGTCTTGTATCAAATGCTGGACAAGATCACTAGTGGAGGACATGATCACCAAATTATTCCGATTGTTGGAATGGGCGGGATAGGCAAGACCACTCTTGCTCGCAATATATATGTAAGTCCACTTGTCCAACAATATTTTGATGTTTGTGCGTGGTCTACAATTTCTCAAGAGTATAATGCAAGAGAAATTCTTAAACAAGTTCTTGATCAAGTAGACAAGGAGAAAGATTGGAAAGATTTGAGTGAAGAGGAATTAGGGGAACAATTGTATAAATATTTGATAGGTAGGAGGTATTTTATTGTTATGGATGATATGTGGAATATTGAGGCATGGAACGGAGTTAGGACATTCTTCCCAAATAATAGGAACGGAAGTAGAATAGTAGTGACTACAAGGCTATCAAACTTGGCATCTCAATTTAACTACTACTCAAATGGtcttgatatgaaatttttggATGAGGCTACTAGCTGGAGCCTATTTTCTAGGACTGTGTTCGGGAACGAAAGTTGCCCTCTTGAGTTGGAGGACATTGGAAAGAAGATCGTGAAAGGTTGTAAAGGACTTCCGTTGTCAATTGTTGTGATAGGGGGACTCTTATCAAAGTCTGAACAGACAGTTGAAAATTGGGTATTCGTTGAAAAAAGTTTAAGTTCAATTGTGAATTTGGATGATAATGAGCATTGCTTGCAAATATTATTCCTGAGTTACAATAATTTGCCAATTCATTTAAAACCATGTTTCctatttataggagtatatgAGGAAGATCATGAGATTTCAGTCTCTATATTAATCATGTTTTTGGTTTCTGAGGGAattctaaaaccaattaatgGAAAAAGTTTGGAAGAAGTAGCGGAAGAGTATGTAGAAGAACTTGTTCATAGAAATCTCCTTATAGGTGAAACACGAAATTACCATGGGAAACTAAAATCATGCAAATTCCATGATCTATTGAGGGATGTATGCttgagagaagctcggaaattTAAGTTTTTACGTGTGTTGGAAGAGTGCAACATTCCACATGGCTTAAATTCCGAACGTCGTATTCATCGGAATATCCAACTCCACTCCTTCAATCTCTGGAATCTGCATCACTTGTCCGGACTTTCTTCGGGAGATGTCCAAACACGTTATCACATAAATTCAGATTGTTGAGGTTATCTGTATTTCAGAGATACTCCAAGGAAGAAAAAAGTCTTGATTATTATGAGGAGATTTTTCTTGGGCTAGTGAACTTACGTATTCTTGTTGTCGATGAATATCAGCATCCAATACCCAGAATTCCTTCTTCGGTCTCTAATCTCTGGAATTTGCAGACACTGGGCTTAAACGTTGACAATAATTATGTTATCGGGATTTGGAAGATGCCTCTATTGaggggttttttctatttttgtgcTAGAAGAAAGATAGGATTCCTCGTTTGTTctagagtttttttttgttctgggtttgggagagacgcatgaccctcatgcgtctctttttaatgagacgcatgacgattatgcgtcttttatagagacacatgagggtcatgcgtctatctttttttttcgttttttttaacgacgcatgagggtcatgcgtcttaaagagagacgcatctccctcatgcgtctctttttttttaaaattttaatagacgacgcatgagctacatgcgtcttagggagagacgcatgaggctcatgcgtctctaattcGAATTAAATCAGACGAGGCGAGGCAGTAGCCCCATTCAGGCGCGACAGAAAGACACTTAGGCGATTTAGGCGATTTTTGATTGGAAATTCCGGCGAATCGGACCATTTCTCCTCGTATTCCGGTAAGTTTCGTTCAATCCTTCAACATTCCTtccttatttgttgttaatttgcatagtttgtttagatttcccctaatgtttgtaaattagggtttataacaaATTGCTAAATTTTGGCCATTTTTTTGTTGGGTAGTTAATTGTAATGGATTTTAGTGGGTAAATTCATTCTATTGTATAGTATTGATATGTTTGAGATGCttggtgttgtgattttggttgATATTGAAGAATAAAGTATAGGTTGAATTGCATCTTTTAATTTAACCTTCTAATTTAGTAGCTATATGTAAATTAGGCCTTATAAATCATGAATTGtattgaattggagtgaatcaATCATTTGGTTTATGATGTGTTGTTATTTTGACGATGAATTTGAATGTATATGttatttgttttgtgaatatgtaCTTAGATTAGATGGAGACTTCAAGTTCTAGCGGGCAATTATTATATGGACCCGAAGACCCGTCCTTGCTAAATATGCAGAAACATCACATTTCACATAAACTCATGAAAGAGGGCACAACCCAAGTATTTAAGGTCCGAAGGACAGAAAGCAAGACTTGGGACGTCGAAATTCACGAGAATGTTAGATATTGGCTTGACGtctttggtttcaaaggcgtgatCGATTGTGAAAAGCCCATGAAGGTGGACAATGAGCTGATCACGGCGttgattgagcgttggaggccggAGACACACACTTTTCATCTACCGATCGGTGAGGCGACGATcaccttggaagatgtgcaagcTATTTGGGGCTTGAGGGCAGACGGTCGCGTCTTCACAGGGCGTGACTATCATGACAACTTTCCTGATTGGACCAGCAAGTGCCGCGatctgttgggatggataccagaTACTTCCACAGAGACAAAGCAAGGCGGTTTGCTGATGACCGCGCTGATCAACTAGACAAGAATGCCTCTGGGTGATGACCTACCTATGTACGTATACATCCAAAGGGCACGTATCCACGCCCTAATTTTATTAGGAGGTCTCATTCTACCGGACACCACGGGGTGTAAGGTGCcatttatgtggttgaatgGGCTTGGGGATCCGGAAGAGGTGAAGACTATTAGTTGGGGAAGTGCGGCATTAGCCTACCTTTATCATTATCTGTGCGAGGCGTCCATGGATAAGAGAAAAGAGTTGGGCGGGCCTATGATCCTTCTGCAgctatgggcgtgggaaagaatgcccacattgaggTCTGCGTTCATAGGTCCAGTTGTGCACGAGCCATATACACCATGTGGCGCCAGGTATATatctaaatatttattaattaatgcatATTGGATTATTTTCTTACATAAATTTTATGTATAGGTGGAAAGGAACAACGGTGATAGGAAATGCTCCTAGACACTCGGTTGAGCATTACCGTGACCAAATATCTCTGATTAGACCTGGCCAGGtgaatattatttcggtttagACTTCATTTATGAacttattatgaaattaatttggcATTTGCATTGCTGTTTTGTAGTTTATCTGGACGCCATACGCACGAGCCCTACTGCCTGACTACTGCAATGATGCAGCTGGATGCTCTCTGTGCGAGACCTACTTGGTATGTTGGGCCTATGTCGAGGCCCATGAGCCTGGACGAGTGCGCCGACAATTCAATCGGTATCAGGATATACCGCAGAATGTAGACAGGATGCTAAGGAACGCCGATCATTTAGGCAAAAATGATCGGCGTGGTAAGAAGGGCAACAACTGGGCAAACACGCATCAGTTCTACATTGGGGAGTGGGACATGAGGTACGAAAGGTTCCAAGCTGCCGAATACGCCGCACCGATGTCCTTGGATAATCCCATGAGCTCGGGTTATATGGCGTGGTATAACAGGATTACCGTGACGTACATGACTCAGCATGGGGCACGGGCCAGCGGTGGGATGAACGAGTCGGCTGCTTCGATGAGACTATTTGtaagtttgttatattaaacTATATGATTTCATGTGATATAGATTGTTTCTTATTGACCCACGGGTGCGCCAGATTCGAGAAATTGTTAGGACTGTCCTTGAATCTACGAACAACAGTGATGTCATGGAATGCCCCGCTTCTCAACATCAGGATGTGGTCATGCCGTATCAAGAAGAAGTAGTTCCACGGCGTCGTGGAGCGCCTGGTGTTCGTACTGGGGGACATGGCTACACAAAGCAGTTTAGGATGTCCCAGCCGCATCCCAATTATGTAGCACCAGAGCCGCAGTATCAAGAGCATGACCCACCCCAGTGGTATTCACACCCGGCGCATAAGTCTCAGTCACAGTGGGACCGCCCACTGTATTCTCCAAGCCAGCCTGAGCCCGATTGGAATCGTCGCCCATATTCACAAAGCCATGACGTGCCGCAATGGAGTGGTGCCCGAGCGTCGGTCGATTCATTCTTCCAGAATTATCAGATCATGCCTCCTGTACAAGCTGAAGAAGAGGACGAtgatgaaggagaagaagaagatgacaaCATTGTCGAGGCACATGAGGAAGAAGACGTTGTTCAGAGCATCCATGTCCAACCTCGACCATCTGCGGAGGGTTCATCACGCGGCGGGGTTGGGAAGCTCGTGAGCAAAGTGTACAAGAGACTATCTACGAGGAAGAACAAGGGGATTGAACCGTCTAAATACACTCCGTCGTCGTATAAGTAGCAATTTTTCAGGTACTTTGTTTATTTAAGTTATCATAGCTCTGAATCTTCAATTGGTTAATAATTTCATTAGTTTCTCCATTCCAGGAAGTCAGACTGTGAAGACTGAGGGTAGAATTGTCCTCCAGGAAGAATGAGGGTAGAATTGCTCGAATTTTGTAGGAAAGCACTATTTGATGGAACGGATTGTGTGATTGTTGCATATGATATGATATTTGGATATGTATGTTATGGTTTGTTGCTCAAAGTcatgttatttatttttatgttggtgtattattataatatacgGTAGGACATTTGCCCCAATATTTTTAAGGTTATTGAAAAATCTTAGTTGAAGATTAGTAGATTACACACCCAAAAGAAAgcttaaaaaaaacaaagaaaagataTACTATTAATGAATAACTAAATagagtattaattatattttgtaaatataattaaagttcAAATTGAAAATTCAAAACAATTTTTCGATTGAAAATTCACcgaaaacgcccgatcgggcgaaaTTAGAAGATGGAATCGCCCGACCGGACGAACTCTCTGGACTCTGCCTGCCTgcaagttagagacgcatgagcattATGCATCActacctaagacgcatgagggtcatgcgtcgttacctaagacgcatgagggtcatgtgTCGTTACCTAAGACGCATaatgctcatgcgtctctaacttgcAGGCAGGCAGAGTCCAaagagttcgcccggtcgggcgattccaTCTTCTAATTTCTcccgatcgggcgttttcgGTGAATTTTCAATCGAACATTCTACTATTATTCAGTGGAGTTGAGAGAAATACATTCCATTTTCCAATAGTCCGAAACACAACCTTTCATTGAAACTAAACAAAAGAAATTAACTAAAGTGCTAGTGACAGATAGAACAAACTACATTTCATcataacacatttcttctcctGCTAATTCCTCTTCGTCTCCAGCtcctaaacaaaataaaaacatacaAAGTTATCTTCTTACTCCATTCATACAAaggtaaattaaatatataaaatcaaaaatTGAGAAGGAAAAATACCTGCACTGCAGATGTCAACAATTTCGTCGGGGAGGATCCTACATAACACGACCGATTGTGCAATTTCTACGGTCATGCCCATCTACGCCGCAATTCCTGCACTTGCGGGGAGCTCTCGGTTCATCTTCCTCGcggacatccatttgattagGAATCCTCCTTGTTCTGCCTCGTCCGCGCTTTCGAGGAAGCAACTGCTCAGGTGTGATACGCAATTTCCATCCAGGATTTGCCCAATAGTCTTCGTGTCTTGGCGCTTGAAATGAGACACCATAGTACTGTGCTTCCCATGTAGCTTTGTGGTTGTGTTTATCAATGAGTTCAAACATAGAGTTACCTCGATCTCTGGCAACGGTGCACGCATGGGAACAAGGaactctccacatctgccacttcccACAACTGCACTTTGAATCCATGAACTCGACGTCTTGTCTATTATTGCCCTTTGCCTGTCCCTTTTCAACGCGTGGACGACTTCGAATTTGGTAATGACCTATTTCTTGGTCAAGTACTGAACAGTAATGCATTTGCCCCTTCGCATCATTCGCATCAAGTTTGTCCCTCGCCCACGGGGTCAACCGACCTTCGGTATGTTGTATTTCTGTCTTTCTATCTGCCCACCATTCCACTGTTCTCCAAAATGTCAGATCAACCAAAGCTCTAATTGGCAACTCTCTTATACCTCTCAACACGTTGTTGTAGCTCTCTGACATGTTTGTTGAGGGCACCCCCCATCTCAGTTCATCATCGTAACAAAGAGACCAATTCTCTTTTTTGGCTTTGTTGAGCTCGTGTATCGCAACAAGACTTTCCTCCCGTAGTGCACGTCGCCTTCGCATGTACTTGCGTACTTGAGTTGTCACACCCAATGCCCATATCATGCCTTTTGCTTTACCGCCCTTACCCTTAAGTTTTGTCAAGATATTTTTCCTCACATggatcaaacaaaatttgtggtgacATATCGGCGGCTTTTTCCATTCATCAGAACGCATAGCCTTAAGAATTCCTTTATGCCTATCCGAAATGATGCACACCTCCCTTTCGTACTTCACCACATGAATCctgacatgatccaaaaaccactcCCAGCTGTCGCcagtttcttcatcaacaacggcatatgcaataggcagaCATTTGTTGTTAGCATCAACACCACAAGCAACAGGCAGtttacctttaaatcttcctcgaaGGTGAGTCTCGTCTATTGTTAAAACAGGTTGGCACTCCTGGAAAGCATGTATAGCCGACCGCCCAAGTGCCCAGAACACGTAATAGAAGACTTTAGTACGACCCTGGCTCAACAACTCGTTATGCCTCCACTCAACGATTGTGCCTGGATTCCTATACTGCAGTTCAAGCATGTAGCTTGGCAAATCCCTAAATGACTCCTCCCATCCACCAAACACAATCTCTAAAGCCCttctccgtgcataccatgccttcttataactgattacCACATGAAATTTGTCATGAACAAAATTTCTTACGGCTGCGGCACTGAACTCGGCGTTTTTTAGCAACTGATGGCGAATACACAAAGCAATCATTGGTGATGAAAAGTTAACATGTCCTCTATAATTACGATGGCCTTCAAAACTATGGCGTCCCCGCCACTTCCTAATATCCCACATATCGTCATGGGCCATGTGTGTAACAGAAACTTCCCATCGACATTCATTCGCTTTTTCAGCGTTGGTCTCGCTGATAATAGTTGTCCCATCTTCTGTCCTCCCTGCTGGATATTTGCACacggcatgccaccttcttaatttgctctcaaccaccctaaattgccagtgttgcctcagactccacatagtaatagcagtcttcacatgcagcttgcacgacgggtttatacactacctcctcatcactagagtcagcacccgaatcatcacttaaaatatCATCAGACGATGATGACGACAATTCTGGATCATCAAGGTCTCCTCGTACAACATGAACATCAGCATGCTCTTCTACAGTCTCTTGAGTATTCAATCCAACATCAGCAGCATCTGCAACATCTGTTTGCTCATTCATACCGCAATCTATGCTCAAAGGTTCAAACCTCGTAGATGATCCAACACCATGATCAACAATTGGTGGGATGAAGGCATTTCCAAcagacgaatactcaacaaataattcaatatgccgagtagaatttagagccgcattgaacataaaaaacacactttgatCACTGTCAACCGCAGTACATACATAACTTGTACCGGTACCCAAGAAACAATGCCTCCAAGATATTTCGATGAAATGTTGGTTtgaatctattcttatcttagcacatatcattgcaactaattcagataatgaaacacatgaatccaatacgatggaagctctcgcacgaggaggatcataacaaatgcccacttgaggaagttgatatattctaccaccccaatataaactcacgaatacttgcatgatttctgcaaaaatatatatacaaaccaacaacaattaaacacaatttttttcaataaaccctTATATAGTAAGTATACAATAAATTTATCACAAACcctaataatatgcaaataaacaacaaatacgggagcaatgttgaaagattgaaagAAACTTACCTAAATATTTACCTAAATATGAAGGGaatcgccaagaaatcgccAAGGAAATCGCAAGTTttgtcttcctctctttctctcgcgtATTCTGCCTATTCTGCCTTGGGCACTGATTTAAgcaagttagagacgcatgacgctcatgcgtctctccttaatacgcatgacggtcatgcgtctctccctaagacgcatgacggtcatgcgtcgttggtgaaatttttaaaaaaagatgacacatgagggagatgcgtctttttctaagacgcatgaccctcatgcgtcgttagAAAATCACGGAAaaaaatagagacgcatgaccctcatgcgtctttatgaaagacgcataattgtcatgcgtctcattaaaaggagacgcatgaaggtcatgcgtctctcccaaattcggaacaaaaaaaaagtccagtacaaaCGGGGAATGATAGTTGTGGTCTAgcaccaaaatagaaaaaacccctCTATTGAGGCATGTCATAACCTACGGAGGGACGCTTGATGGTGCACAGTGTCTGCCCGACATTGATGCCACGGTATTGGAAAATCTACAGACACTTTCTGAAGTGAGCAATCTCAAGTTTGGTGAGAGGGTGCTTAAAAGGATCCCCAACATCAAAACACTGAAGCTGTATTATGGAGACACTTcgaaagaagaaga
Encoded here:
- the LOC121754591 gene encoding uncharacterized protein LOC121754591 — protein: MNEQTDVADAADVGLNTQETVEEHADVHVVRGDLDDPELSSSSSDDILSDDSGSGGDAIVLKAIVIIEDIYKKAWYARRRALEIVFGGWEESFRDLPSYMLELQYRNPGTIVEWRHNELLSQGRTKVFYYVFWALGRSAIHAFQECQPVLTIDETHLRGRFKGKLPVACGVDANNKCLPIAYAVVDEETGDSWEWFLDHVRIHVVKYEREVCIISDRHKGILKAMRSDEWKKPPICHHKFCLIHVRKNILTKLKGKGGKAKGMIWALGVTTQVRKYMRRRRALREESLVAIHELNKAKKENWSLCYDDELRWGVPSTNMSESYNNVLRGIRELPIRALVDLTFWRTVEWWADRKTEIQHTEGRLTPWARDKLDANDAKGQMHYCSVLDQEIGHYQIRSRPRVEKGQAKGNNRQDVEFMDSKCSCGKWQMWRVPCSHACTVARDRGNSMFELIDKHNHKATWEAQYYGVSFQAPRHEDYWANPGWKLRITPEQLLPRKRGRGRTRRIPNQMDVREEDEPRAPRKCRNCGVDGHDRRNCTIGRVM